The following is a genomic window from Rutidosis leptorrhynchoides isolate AG116_Rl617_1_P2 chromosome 8, CSIRO_AGI_Rlap_v1, whole genome shotgun sequence.
GAACCGTAACCTtcttcgtgcaacgcacgggcaatgcACCTAGTTTATTGAAAAGTTGTATTGTACAATTTACTTCGTATTAATGTAGATATGTGATATGTGATAGAATTTATTAAAATTTGTGATAGAAAATATATAGCACCACTCTTTGTGAATGTCGTTGGCAAGATTCGAGTCAAACATGACGTGAACAAAAAAAGAACTACTAGTAGTATTTTGGAAAACACGTCGACAAAGATTCTTATGATGATTGATTGATTACAAGAaaaaatatactccgtatattTGTCTACTTTTTATATTCTTAATTTCTTTTGGCCAGTAGTACATTTTTATTACGATTAAAAAAAGACTTATCTACACCATGTGCTATGCAAGAGGCACATTAAGAACGATTAATAGCTTAAAAATGACCCATATGTTTCATACATGATACATCATCATAGTTCTGTAAATTTATACTCCGTAGTCTACAATTCTGCTACCAGATAATTGTAGATTAAAAATTTAGTCAATACATTTTTGGGCCGAGGAAACAAAGTGATCAATTTTCGGCGCTCAAATTTTCAAGAGGTCTAAATATTTTATgcctttaatattaatattaatctatgtAATTTTAGCTTACAAAACTGATTCGTGGTCTTGGATTTTAGCTTCTAATGGTAGATTCGGTGTTAAGAAATTGTCATCATTAATCGAGGAGCATCGTTTTGCTGAGGCTTTTAACAACGGTGTGGAAACCATTCGCAACTCTCTTATTCCTAAAAAAGTAGAAGTTTTTGCGTGACGAGCGTTAAAAAAGAGGCTCCCTGTAAGAACAAAACTTGATAAGAGAGGAATTGATCTACACAGTGTTCGTTGTCCTTTATGCGATGATGATATTGAATCGAGTGAACATACGCTTATCTTTTGTCGCCGGGCTCAAGAAATTTGGTCGAGGGTTTATAAATGGTGGAACTTGGGCAATTTTTCTTCATTCTCCATTAGCGAGCTACTCCGTGACAACAATATGCAGATTGGTTCATCCGTGAGTTCGAAAATATGGCAAGCAGTGGTTTGGTTCACTTCATATCTGATTTGGAAGAATCATAACAACAAGGTGTTTCGTGATAAGTGTTGGAGTGCTCCGGTTGCGTTAAACGAGATTCAAATTCTCACCTTCGATTGGATTTCTAGAAGAGTCAAAGGTTACAAGATAGATTGGAATGTATGGCTATCCAACCCTGATTCTTATCTGTAATTGTTTTTTCGCAGGCATGTTGCGATCTCGGCACCATGTTCTGCTGTTTTGTTTCTTGTAATTGTATTCGTAGTGGTGTAGATTGGATTGTTTTCATGTTGAGTGGGGCTTGGCTTTGGTCCGTCCCCTTCTTGTTCTCTTTCTATGTTAATTTAATTCTTGCTTttcggaaaaaaaaaaattgcctTTTTTTCCGAGTATTAATCTATGTAATTTTAGCCCCTTTTTTTTCCTTTTCAAGCCTAGTTTTTCAAGAGTCAAACCCACACATATTTTCCGTAATGTAATGACCGATCAGTTACCATTTCAAATTTCCAATTTTTAAAGTCGATAAAAAAGCAAGGATTCGTTCAATAATAGCCACGCCTGAATTATCGACTTTGATATTCaaggtatgtttggcaaaactaacTGCCTAGCTAGTACTCTGGTAGCTGGTAGCTAAAAGCTGAAAATGTTTGAATTGATTCATATATGATATGTCGATTAGATAATTAGACGATTACTAATTTACCACTCCATAAGTCTATAAACATGTAGTGTGTATGATAATACTTAAACGTACAAGGTCTAGACTTTTTGAAAaaagtctctctctctctctctctctaaaaaaaACTTACAGAGTAAACCCATCTGATACTTTCAACCAACATCGTATGGAGGGTATGTACGTACTTAGTAATTGCAGTGACGCTCTTCCAGTAATATGGTCGCAAGAGTTAGTGAGAGGGCTCTTTATAAGTCGAGAGATATGTCTTCGAACACTGAATCGTGTGGTAATTGTGTCACGTCGTTTATGTTTTTTAACTTTCCAGAAAACTGGGAACGAGTCGATTGTTGGAGATTATTCGATCAGTACGGTGTTATAAGGGATGTGTATATGGCTAGGAAACTATTATCTAGTGGGCAACGTTTCGGGTTCGTGAGGTTCGAAGGTGTTAATGATGTTGATGATTTTTCTAAAGTATTAAACTCCATTCAAATATACGGTCGGTGGATTCGAGCCTACAAAGCAATGGAAAAGAAAAAGGTTTTCGTTAATCGTTCCGATACCGATGCAACTGTTGTCAACACGAAGATTGGAATAACAGAAGATATCTCGTATCCAATTAGGAGTTCGGTTTCATCAAGAGGTAACATGTGGGATGGAAGGAATTTTAAGGAGGTTGTAACGGGAGGTAAAGTGCGTTCATCTTCTTCACTTAGTCTTGAGGACCATTCTCATGTAAGTCACGACGATGTTCATGGGTCTTCTAATACTTTCGAGTTAAAGGTTGGCGGTAAAATATTCGTGTTTAACATCCCCGAATCGGTTAGTAATCACAACCTCCTATTCAGCTTTAACAAAGATCGGTTTATATGGACTCTAATTGAAATTGACAGTAAATCTAGTAATTCAAATTTGAATTCTGTTGGTTCAATGATGGAGGCTAAGTCTGATCCTGCTGGTGACTCCCCTGTTAACCCGGTCGAATATGTGGGTTCTTTCGGTAGTGACGGTGATGCAGAAAATTGCGTC
Proteins encoded in this region:
- the LOC139864575 gene encoding uncharacterized protein; its protein translation is MAAASFVGLQAVFEMGCGNGCNRVTENNYCSSNDQEQQFLQRLPVRTKLDKRGIDLHSVRCPLCDDDIESSEHTLIFCRRAQEIWSRVYKWWNLGNFSSFSISELLRDNNMQIGSSVSSKIWQAVVWFTSYLIWKNHNNKVFRDKCWSAPVALNEIQILTFDWISRRVKGYKIDWNVWLSNPDSYL